A portion of the Malania oleifera isolate guangnan ecotype guangnan chromosome 3, ASM2987363v1, whole genome shotgun sequence genome contains these proteins:
- the LOC131151150 gene encoding ankyrin repeat-containing protein BDA1-like: MERMEQRLYGAAVEGSVSSLLELLQEDGLILDRVIVNCFSETPLHIAAMLGHADFAKEILRRKPELAGELDSRRSLPLHLASAKGNLEIVEVLLANNPDMCLACDKYGRNPLHLAVMKGRIDVLKELVATKPSAAKVEVDHGESMLHLCVRYNEFEALKLLVKALNDNELVNARDDNENTILHLAVADKQIETISFLLTNTRVEVNALNADGLTALDILVRNRWDVRDRDIGEALQKAAGGLRTTVMPSSASELRTIRVQSTLPLSANTQFRPINLVRGPKLEKNANQESWLSKKRETLMVVASLNATMAFQAGVNPPGGTWQDGNGHQPGSSIMAKFHSKDYPQFFAFNTIGFVASLSVILLLISGLPFKHRVFMWVLTAIMSVAVTSMAQTYAISVRVVAPASEEKAPAQIIDVAVAVWCGVIGLLLLGHTVRLLKTLAEKFGGFIWRERRVPGLEYINDVNIYATP, translated from the exons ATGGAGCGAATGGAGCAGAGGCTCTATGGAGCTGCAGTTGAAGGGAGTGTGAGTTCCTTGTTGGAATTGCTTCAAGAAGATGGATTGATTCTTGATAGAGTTATTGTCAATTGTTTCTCTGAGACTCCTTTGCACATAGCAGCAATGCTGGGGCACGCAGATTTTGCGAAAGAGATTTTGCGTCGAAAGCCTGAGCTTGCTGGGGAGTTGGATTCAAGGCGATCATTGCCTCTTCACTTGGCGTCGGCGAAAGGGAACCTCGAAATAGTAGAAGTATTGTTAGCGAACAACCCCGATATGTGCCTAGCTTGCGATAAATATGGGAGAAACCCCCTTCATCTTGCAGTGATGAAAGGCAGAATCGATGTATTAAAAGAGTTGGTAGCCACTAAACCAAGTGCAGCCAAAGTTGAGGTGGATCACGGTGAGAGCATGCTGCATCTTTGTGTGAGATACAATGAGTTCGAGGCTTTGAAGCTCTTGGTAAAGGCCTTGAATGATAATGAACTCGTCAATGCTAGGGATGATAATGAAAACACTATCCTGCACCTGGCTGTTGCTGATAAACAAATTGAG ACCATATCATTTTTGCTTACCAACACCAGGGTGGAAGTGAATGCTCTAAATGCAGATGGGCTTACAGCTCTGGACATCCTGGTTCGAAATCGGTGGGATGTGAGAGACAGAGACATCGGAGAGGCTCTTCAAAAGGCCGCAGGGGGCCTAAGAACCACAGTCATGCCCTCATCTGCAAGTGAACTCAGGACCATAAGGGTTCAGAGCACTCTGCCCTTATCTGCAAATACCCAATTCAGGCCCATTAATCTGGTGCGAGGACCCAAGTTGGAAAAGAATGCGAATCAGGAGAGCTGGTTGTCAAAGAAAAGAGAAACACTGATGGTGGTTGCATCCCTCAATGCAACAATGGCTTTTCAAGCGGGAGTGAACCCTCCTGGGGGTACTTGGCAAGACGGAAACGGGCACCAACCAGGGTCATCAATAATGGCAAAATTTCATTCCAAAGATTACCCACAATTCTTTGCATTCAACACTATCGGATTTGTTGCATCACTGAGTGTGATCCTGCTCCTCATATCTGGGTTGCCCTTCAAGCATAGGGTGTTTATGTGGGTTTTGACAGCAATCATGTCAGTTGCCGTTACATCAATGGCCCAAACTTATGCAATTTCTGTAAGAGTTGTGGCTCCAGCAAGTGAGGAGAAAGCACCCGCTCAAATAATTGATGTTGCAGTTGCTGTGTGGTGTGGGGTTATTGGCCTTCTTCTGTTGGGGCATACAGTTCGCCTTCTGAAAACTCTAGCTGAAAAGTTCGGTGGGTTTAtttggagagagagaagagtgcCAGGTTTGGAGTATATAAATGATGTCAACATATATGCCACGCCTTGA